One genomic window of Syngnathoides biaculeatus isolate LvHL_M chromosome 13, ASM1980259v1, whole genome shotgun sequence includes the following:
- the LOC133511430 gene encoding coxsackievirus and adenovirus receptor homolog produces the protein MFEKDKQCAPAKTMTGCFLWLCALLGVLCCTIPASALIIIMTKTHYHANRGSNVRLFCRYTTALKFTDPIEITWSIVPANGHKQPILRYTNGQVNADLYKPLEGRVQFTSHDPEDGDASIVITDVRQSDSAVYHCFVKMFPGQDKLEMDLTVMDAPSRPQCAADKHFADGHGMTLKCQSSHGTQPLKYTWSKISGNYFLPANAVLDAAEGTLRVENISKKDCGIYRCTVTSMVDSQHCELVLKCPLSRESFVNSPQTQTSTNPVALIAGVVSAVVLVSVAIGVAVYYYRKTKPVESGEVYV, from the exons ATGTTCGAAAAAGATAAACAG TGTGCACCAGCCAAGACAATGACGGGCTGCTTCCTTTGGCTTTGTGCCCTCCTGGGAGTGCTGTGCTGCACTATTCCAGCGAGCGCTCTCATTATCATCATGACCAAGACCCACTACCATGCCAACAGGGGTTCGAATGTCAGGCTGTTCTGCCGGTACACGACGGCCCTGAAATTCACCGATCCCATTGAGATCACGTGGAGTATTGTGCCTGCGAACGGACATAAGCAACCCATCCTTCGGTATACCAACGGGCAGGTGAATGCCGATCTGTACAAACCTCTGGAGGGGAGAGTCCAGTTTACGTCACACGATCCCGAAGACGGAGACGCTTCCATCGTCATAACAGATGTTCGACAATCGGACTCAGCGGTTTACCATTGCTTTGTGAAGATGTTTCCTGGACAAGACAAACTGGAAATGGACTTGACTGTCATGGACGCACCCAGTCGGCCTCAGTGTGCTGCGGACAAGCACTTCGCGGATGGACATGGCATGACGCTTAAATGCCAATCCTCGCACGGTACCCAACCTTTGAAGTACACTTGGTCCAAGATAAGCGGAAACTATTTCTTGCCTGCTAATGCCGTTTTGGACGCCGCGGAAGGCACCTTGCGTGTGGAAAACATCTCGAAAAAGGACTGTGGAATCTATCGCTGCACGGTTACCAGCATGGTGGACTCCCAACACTGTGAACTTGTCCTCAAGTGTCCGCTGTCCCGAGAAAGCTTCGTCAACAGTCCGCAGACGCAGACAAGCACCAACCCTGTCGCTCTCATCGCAGGCGTTGTCAGCGCCGTTGTGCTCGTTAGTGTCGCCATTGGTGTCGCCGTTTATTACTACCGAAAAACGAAACCTGTGGAATCCGGCGAAGTTTATGTATAA
- the prmt5 gene encoding protein arginine N-methyltransferase 5, producing MASVSTGSRMSCGRDLNCVPEVAETLTAVAKLGFDFVCMPLFHPRFRREFELEPAKSRPGAQTRSDLLLCGRDWNTLIVGKHSPWIDTDSEIEIVRRSSEAALAQELHFSAYLGLPVFMITLNGPHKANLARVLLNHIQSGHHTTNFWLRVPLIAPEDMREDLIENEPVTYVNDDTTVDEKTWIWWHSLRTLCDYNKRVCLAIEIGADMPSETVIDKWLGEPIKAAILPTSIFLTNKKGFPVLSKAHQRIIVRLFKLEAQFIFTGTSRHTEKDFRSYLQYLEYLSQNRPAPNSYELFAKGYEDYLQSPLQPLMDNLESQTYEVFEKDPIKYSQYQQAVYKCLLDRVPEEQKDTNVQVLMVLGAGRGPLVNASLRAAKQADRKLKVYAIEKNPNAVITLENWRFEEWGDQVTVVLSDMRDWTSPEKADIIVSELLGSFGDNELSPECLDGAQHFLKDDGVSIPCSYTSFLAPLSSSKLYNEVRGCRERDKDPECHFEMPYVVRLHNFHQLAEPKPCFTFTHPTKDMNNNRYQCLKFSVGCNSVLHGFAGYFETTLYKDVILSIKPDTHSPGMFSWFPILFPLKQPISIMRNDDVTVRFWRCNNGKKVWYEWAVTEPACSAIHNPAGRSYTIGL from the exons ATGGCGTCCGTCAGCACGGGGAGCAGGATGTCCTGCGGAAGAGATTTGAATTGTGTGCCAGAAGTAGCCGAGACATTAACAGCGGTCGCCAAACTCGG GTTTGACTTCGTGTGCATGCCCCTGTTCCACCCAAGGTTCAGGAGGGAGTTTGAGTTGGAACCTGCAAAATCTCGACCCGGTGCCCAGACCAGGTCTGACCTGCTGCTGTGTGGAAGAG attgGAACACTCTTATCGTTGGGAAGCATTCGCCATGGATTGACACAGATTCCGAAATTGAGATAGTACGCAGAAGCTCTGAAGCT gctctggCACAGGAATTGCATTTCTCAGCCTACTTGGGTCTGCCTGTCTTCATGATCACTTTGAATGGCCCTCATAAAGCCAATCTTGCACGTGTGCTGCTTAACCACATTCAGTCTGGGCACCACACAACAAAT TTCTGGCTTCGAGTCCCACTGATTGCGCCTGAAGATATGAGAGAAGACCTGATTGAGAATGAGCCGGTCACATATGTTAACGATGATACCACCGTAGATGAAAAGACCTGGATCTG GTGGCACTCATTGAGGACACTTTGTGACTACAACAAGAGAGTCTGTCTTG CCATTGAGATTGGAGCGGACATGCCATCAGAAACTGTAATTGATAAGTGGCTTGGGGAACCAATCAAAGCAGCTATACTACCCACCAGCATCTTCCTAACCAATAAGAAGGGCTTTCCTGTTTTGTCTAAAGCGCACCAGCGAATAATTGTCCGACTTTTCAAG TTGGAGGCACAATTCATCTTTACAGGTACAAGTCGCCACACCGAGAAGGACTTTCGTTCATACCTGCAATACCTGGAATACCTCAGTCAGAACCGGCCAGCACCCAATTCCTATGAGCTCTTTGCTAAGGGTTATGAAGACTATCTACAGTCTCCGCTTCAG CCTCTCATGGATAACCTGGAGTCCCAGACATATGAAGTCTTTGAGAAGGATCCAATTAAATATTCACAGTACCAACAG GCTGTGTATAAATGCCTTCTCGATCGAGTCCCAGAGGAACAGAAAGACACCAATGTTCA AGTGTTGATGGTGTTGGGGGCAGGCAGGGGTCCCCTGGTCAATGCGTCTCTGCGTGCTGCCAAACAAGCAGACCGGAAGCTGAAAGTGTACGcgattgaaaaaaatcccaatgcTGTCATCAC GTTAGAAAATTGGCGCTTTGAGGAGTGGGGAGATCAGGTGACAGTGGTGTTATCTGACATGCGAGATTGGACCTCGCCTGAGAAGGCTGACATTATTGTCAGTGAACTCCTTGGATCATTTGGTGATAATGAGCTTTCGCCAGAGTGCTTGGATGGAGCGCAGCACTTTCTCAAAG ATGATGGTGTGAGTATCCCATGTTCCTACACCTCCTTCCTAGCACCGCTATCCTCTTCCAAGCTCTACAACGAAGTCCGAGGCTGCCGGGAACGCGACAAGGATCCTGAGTGCCATTTTGAAATGCCATATGTAGTACGCCTCCATAACTTCCACCAATTGGCTGAGCCCAAACCATGCTTCACCTTCACACACCCCACGAAAG ATATGAACAATAATCGTTATCAGTGCCTCAAATTCTCAGTGGGTTGTAACTCTGTACTTCATGGCTTTGCTGGGTACTTTGAGACCACACTCTACAAAGATGTAATACTCA GTATAAAGCCTGACACGCATTCACCTGGAATGTTTTCGTGGTTCCCCATTCTCTTCCCCCTCAAA CAACCCATCTCCATTATGCGCAATGATGATGTCACAGTCCGATTCTGGCGCTGCAACAACGGGAAGAAAGTGTGGTACGAATGGGCTGTGACGGAGCCTGCGTGTTCTGCCATTCACAACCCTGCGGGACGCTCCTACACAATCGGCTTGTAA